From the Shewanella amazonensis SB2B genome, one window contains:
- the leuS gene encoding leucine--tRNA ligase codes for MQEQYIHSEIEAEVQKYWADNKTFEVTEDPAKEKFYCLSMFPYPSGRLHMGHVRNYTIGDVVARFQRLQGKNVLQPIGWDAFGLPAENAAIKNATAPAPWTYENIDYMKNQLKMLGFGYDWSREIATCTPEYYRWEQWFFTKLYEKGLVYKKTSAVNWCPNDQTVLANEQVQDGCCWRCDTPVEQKEIPQWFIKITAYAEELLNDIDNLEGWPEQVKTMQRNWIGRSEGVEMTFKVKDSDDSFDIYTTRPDTVMGVTYVAIAAGHPLAEKAALNNPELAAFVEECKQSGTSEAELATMEKKGVATGLYAIHPLTGEEVPVWAANFVLMNYGTGAVMSVPAHDQRDYEFAKKYGLALKAVIKPADGEVDISEAAYTEKGVLFNSAEFDGLDFDGAFNAIADKLAAEGKGKRQVNFRLRDWGVSRQRYWGAPIPMVTLEDGTVMPTPEDQLPVILPEDVVMDGVQSPIKADKEWAKTQVNGQDALRETDTFDTFMESSWYYARYCSPKANEMLDPAKANYWLPVDQYIGGIEHACMHLLYFRFFHKLLRDAGLVNSNEPAKRLLTQGMVLADAFYYNNEKGARVWVSPLDVTVVEKDDKGRILKAVDTEGHELVYTGMSKMSKSKNNGIDPQVMVEKYGADTVRLFMMFASPPELTLEWQESGVEGAHRFIKRLWKLASEYSAAPATEALDVSALNADQKTLRRELHKTIAKVTDDLGRRQMFNTAVAAVMELMNHLQKAPLASAQDKALMNEALSAVVRLLYPIAPHVCFNLWRELGNSGAIEDAGWPATDESALVEDSKLIVVQVNGKVRAKLTVAADATKEQVEALGLAEDAVRKYTDGVTVRKVIYVPGKLLNIVAN; via the coding sequence ATGCAAGAGCAATACATCCATTCGGAAATCGAGGCTGAGGTACAAAAGTACTGGGCCGATAACAAAACCTTTGAAGTCACTGAAGATCCTGCGAAAGAGAAGTTCTATTGCCTCTCTATGTTCCCCTATCCTTCCGGCCGACTTCACATGGGTCATGTGCGTAACTACACCATAGGTGATGTAGTTGCCCGTTTCCAGCGTCTGCAAGGCAAGAACGTTCTTCAGCCCATCGGTTGGGATGCCTTCGGCCTGCCCGCCGAAAACGCGGCCATCAAAAATGCCACCGCGCCGGCCCCCTGGACGTACGAAAACATCGATTACATGAAAAACCAGCTGAAAATGCTGGGTTTTGGCTACGACTGGAGCCGTGAAATCGCCACCTGTACTCCGGAATACTACCGTTGGGAGCAGTGGTTTTTCACCAAACTGTATGAAAAAGGTCTGGTTTACAAGAAGACCTCGGCGGTGAACTGGTGTCCTAACGACCAAACCGTGCTTGCCAATGAGCAGGTGCAGGATGGTTGCTGCTGGCGCTGTGATACCCCGGTAGAGCAGAAAGAAATTCCACAGTGGTTTATCAAGATCACCGCCTATGCAGAAGAGCTGCTAAACGACATCGACAACCTCGAAGGTTGGCCCGAGCAGGTCAAGACCATGCAGCGCAACTGGATTGGTCGCTCTGAAGGCGTGGAAATGACCTTCAAGGTCAAAGATTCTGACGACAGCTTCGACATCTACACCACTCGTCCAGACACTGTGATGGGCGTGACCTATGTGGCGATTGCCGCCGGTCACCCGCTGGCCGAGAAAGCGGCGCTGAACAATCCGGAACTGGCAGCCTTCGTGGAAGAGTGCAAGCAAAGCGGCACCTCTGAAGCCGAGCTTGCTACCATGGAGAAGAAAGGCGTGGCCACTGGCCTGTATGCCATTCACCCCCTCACCGGCGAAGAAGTGCCGGTATGGGCTGCTAACTTCGTGCTGATGAACTATGGCACCGGCGCCGTGATGTCGGTTCCGGCTCACGACCAGCGTGACTACGAGTTTGCCAAGAAATACGGTCTGGCACTCAAGGCCGTTATCAAGCCTGCCGATGGCGAGGTGGATATCTCTGAAGCCGCCTACACCGAAAAAGGCGTACTGTTTAACTCAGCAGAGTTCGACGGTCTGGACTTTGACGGCGCCTTTAATGCCATTGCCGATAAGCTCGCTGCCGAGGGCAAGGGTAAGCGTCAGGTCAACTTCCGTCTGCGTGACTGGGGTGTCAGCCGTCAACGTTACTGGGGCGCACCTATCCCAATGGTCACTCTGGAAGATGGCACGGTAATGCCAACCCCCGAAGACCAGCTGCCGGTCATTCTGCCGGAAGATGTGGTGATGGATGGCGTGCAAAGCCCCATCAAGGCTGACAAAGAGTGGGCCAAGACTCAGGTGAACGGTCAGGACGCGCTGCGCGAAACCGATACCTTCGACACCTTTATGGAGTCATCCTGGTATTACGCGCGCTACTGCTCGCCAAAAGCCAATGAAATGCTGGACCCTGCCAAGGCCAACTACTGGCTGCCGGTGGATCAGTACATCGGTGGTATCGAGCATGCCTGTATGCACTTGCTGTACTTCCGCTTCTTCCACAAGCTGCTGCGTGACGCCGGCCTGGTGAACTCCAATGAGCCCGCAAAGCGTCTGCTGACCCAGGGCATGGTGCTGGCTGATGCCTTCTACTACAACAACGAGAAAGGCGCCCGTGTATGGGTATCGCCCCTCGATGTGACCGTAGTTGAGAAAGATGACAAGGGCCGTATCCTCAAGGCCGTGGACACCGAAGGCCATGAGCTGGTTTACACCGGCATGAGCAAGATGTCCAAGTCCAAGAACAACGGTATCGACCCGCAGGTGATGGTGGAAAAATACGGCGCCGACACTGTGCGTCTGTTTATGATGTTCGCCTCACCGCCAGAGCTGACCCTGGAATGGCAGGAATCCGGTGTTGAAGGTGCGCACCGCTTTATCAAGCGTCTGTGGAAGCTGGCTTCTGAGTACAGTGCGGCCCCAGCCACCGAAGCCCTGGATGTATCAGCGCTCAATGCGGACCAGAAAACCCTGCGCCGTGAGCTGCACAAAACCATCGCCAAGGTCACCGACGATCTGGGTCGCCGTCAGATGTTCAACACCGCCGTTGCCGCCGTGATGGAGCTGATGAACCATCTGCAAAAGGCACCGCTGGCGTCTGCCCAGGACAAGGCGCTGATGAACGAAGCCCTGTCTGCCGTAGTACGTCTGCTCTACCCCATCGCACCGCACGTGTGTTTCAACCTGTGGCGTGAACTGGGTAACAGTGGCGCCATCGAAGACGCCGGCTGGCCAGCCACCGACGAGTCTGCACTGGTTGAAGACAGCAAACTCATCGTGGTGCAGGTGAACGGTAAGGTACGCGCCAAGCTTACAGTAGCGGCCGATGCCACCAAGGAGCAGGTGGAGGCCCTGGGTCTTGCCGAAGATGCCGTGCGTAAATACACAGATGGCGTCACAGTGCGCAAGGTGATTTACGTGCCGGGTAAACTGCTCAACATCGTTGCCAACTGA
- the holA gene encoding DNA polymerase III subunit delta, which produces MRVYPEQLGRHLTPLAQCYCLFGDDAWLIENARTQLLMAARQQGFEERISLEQDNGFNWNDLQNEWQALSLFASRRIIELTLPQAKPGADGSAMLTSLMAQPNPDLLLILRGPKLAAEQTNSKWFKALDNVGIYLPCNTPEGQQFFRWLDGRIAANRLMLDGDARQLLATLYEGNLLAAEQAVQLLALLAANRRISAEELSQYFDDQSRFNVFQLSDALLGNQQQRVAHILAQLKAEGTALPIVLWAVFRELASLLQLKTAMVQRESLAPMWSKLRIWDKRKPLYEAALSRLSLTQIEAMLALSSTLELKLKQGGEEDWTLLTHLCLLFDASAHSALVDTRG; this is translated from the coding sequence ATGCGGGTCTATCCTGAGCAGCTGGGCCGCCACCTGACACCGTTAGCCCAATGTTACTGCTTGTTCGGTGACGATGCCTGGTTGATAGAAAACGCCCGCACTCAGTTATTGATGGCCGCAAGGCAGCAAGGGTTTGAAGAGCGCATCAGCCTCGAGCAGGATAACGGCTTCAACTGGAACGACTTGCAAAACGAGTGGCAAGCGTTGAGCCTCTTTGCCAGCCGCCGCATTATCGAACTCACCCTGCCCCAGGCCAAACCCGGCGCCGACGGCAGCGCCATGCTGACCAGCCTGATGGCGCAGCCTAATCCGGATCTGCTGCTTATTCTGCGTGGTCCCAAACTCGCCGCCGAACAAACCAACAGCAAATGGTTTAAAGCCCTCGACAATGTCGGTATTTATCTTCCCTGCAACACTCCCGAAGGGCAGCAATTTTTCCGCTGGCTGGATGGCCGCATTGCCGCCAACCGATTGATGCTGGACGGAGATGCCCGCCAATTACTGGCAACCCTGTACGAAGGGAACCTGCTGGCCGCAGAGCAGGCGGTACAATTGCTGGCGCTGCTGGCGGCCAATCGACGTATCAGCGCCGAAGAGCTGAGCCAGTATTTCGACGACCAGTCCCGCTTTAACGTGTTTCAGCTCAGTGATGCCCTGCTTGGAAACCAGCAGCAGCGCGTGGCCCATATACTGGCCCAGCTCAAGGCTGAAGGCACGGCCTTGCCCATTGTGCTCTGGGCCGTGTTTCGCGAGCTTGCGAGTCTGCTGCAACTGAAAACCGCCATGGTGCAGAGAGAATCCCTGGCGCCGATGTGGTCAAAACTGCGGATTTGGGATAAGCGCAAGCCACTGTATGAGGCCGCGCTGTCGCGACTGTCACTGACACAGATTGAAGCCATGCTGGCCCTCTCATCCACACTGGAGCTCAAACTTAAACAGGGCGGAGAAGAGGACTGGACACTGCTGACTCACCTTTGCCTGCTCTTTGATGCCAGTGCCCACAGCGCTCTGGTGGATACCCGGGGTTGA
- the nadD gene encoding nicotinate-nucleotide adenylyltransferase, translating into MTKQPNAKRHTALLGGTFDPPHFGHIRPLLDVLKHWPLQDCWLLPNHIPPHKPGTHASPKARLEMIDALCREFPAFSLCDVELRRDEPSYTVNTLRQLRELYPDRVFYFVMGMDSFLSLDKWFEWQQLFELCHLVVCARPGYQLAADHGMAEVLANRQHTEADLPAEDSGKVLIADIREQDISSTDIRTALAERRDIRQLVPESVARVIETQGLYR; encoded by the coding sequence ATGACTAAGCAGCCTAATGCAAAGCGGCATACAGCTCTGCTCGGCGGCACCTTTGACCCGCCTCACTTTGGCCATATCAGGCCACTGCTGGATGTGCTTAAGCACTGGCCATTGCAGGATTGTTGGCTGTTGCCAAATCATATTCCGCCCCACAAACCCGGCACCCATGCCAGCCCGAAGGCAAGATTGGAAATGATTGACGCGCTGTGCCGGGAGTTCCCGGCATTCAGCCTGTGCGACGTCGAGCTTCGCCGCGACGAACCCAGTTACACGGTCAACACTCTCAGGCAGTTGAGGGAACTTTATCCCGACAGGGTGTTCTACTTTGTCATGGGGATGGATTCTTTTCTGTCGCTGGATAAGTGGTTTGAGTGGCAGCAACTTTTTGAACTCTGCCATCTGGTGGTGTGTGCCCGGCCCGGTTATCAATTGGCAGCCGACCACGGCATGGCAGAGGTCCTTGCGAACAGACAACACACAGAAGCCGACTTACCGGCAGAGGACAGCGGTAAAGTGTTGATCGCTGACATCCGTGAGCAAGACATTTCCTCCACCGATATCCGCACGGCGTTGGCCGAGCGGCGGGATATTCGCCAGTTAGTGCCAGAGTCAGTGGCCCGGGTGATTGAGACCCAGGGCCTGTACCGCTAA
- a CDS encoding zinc ribbon-containing protein, with protein MTSRSTQLLALYQDLIKDLATHFEANPELNAKNLFRLMTSGEAFGRLKAQADEEELALALEFLRRDIAAFLQEKNESSLTHSPSFIAIENTLWHWLSEITDRSQVQWHELAQDFKHHGYYQSGEIISQGRMVCTSCGHGMDIEFPSVVPDCPECDNDEFIREALAP; from the coding sequence ATGACCAGCAGAAGCACGCAATTACTGGCCCTGTATCAGGATCTCATTAAGGATTTGGCCACCCACTTTGAGGCTAACCCCGAGCTGAACGCCAAGAATCTGTTCCGGCTGATGACCTCCGGCGAGGCCTTTGGGCGCCTGAAAGCACAGGCAGATGAAGAAGAGCTGGCGTTGGCACTGGAGTTTCTGAGGCGCGATATAGCCGCCTTTTTACAGGAAAAAAACGAAAGTTCTCTGACTCACAGTCCATCATTTATCGCCATCGAAAACACCCTGTGGCATTGGCTCTCGGAGATAACCGACAGAAGTCAGGTGCAATGGCATGAACTGGCTCAGGATTTTAAACATCACGGCTATTACCAGAGCGGGGAAATTATCAGCCAGGGCCGCATGGTGTGCACCAGTTGCGGCCATGGAATGGACATCGAATTCCCGTCGGTCGTGCCTGATTGCCCTGAGTGTGATAACGACGAGTTTATTCGCGAGGCTTTGGCGCCTTAG
- the rlmH gene encoding 23S rRNA (pseudouridine(1915)-N(3))-methyltransferase RlmH, translating to MKLQLIAVGTKMPDWVTRGFEEYQRRFPRDMALELVEIPAGKRGKNADIARILQKEGEQMLAAIPKGNHIVTLDLPGKNWTTPELASALSKWQLDGRDVSLLIGGPEGLAPACKQAAAQSWCLSALTLPHPLVRVVVAESLYRAWSINNNHPYHRE from the coding sequence ATGAAACTGCAACTCATCGCCGTGGGCACCAAGATGCCCGATTGGGTTACCCGCGGATTTGAAGAATACCAGCGCCGCTTCCCCCGTGATATGGCGCTGGAGCTGGTCGAAATTCCCGCTGGCAAGCGCGGCAAAAATGCCGATATCGCCCGCATCCTGCAAAAGGAGGGTGAACAAATGCTTGCAGCAATTCCCAAGGGTAATCATATTGTTACCCTGGATCTTCCCGGCAAGAACTGGACGACTCCCGAACTTGCGAGTGCCCTGTCCAAATGGCAGCTCGATGGCCGGGATGTCAGCCTCCTGATTGGTGGCCCCGAAGGCCTCGCCCCGGCATGCAAACAGGCCGCGGCCCAGAGCTGGTGTTTGTCGGCGCTGACTCTGCCACATCCCCTGGTGAGGGTGGTCGTGGCGGAAAGCCTCTACCGGGCCTGGAGCATTAACAACAACCATCCTTATCACAGGGAATAG
- the rsfS gene encoding ribosome silencing factor, with amino-acid sequence MQSEELKQFVVDKIEDLKARDLVVLDVSKHSNITDYMVICSGTSKTHVRAIAENLLSKAREANITILGSEGRDTSEWVLVDLGEVILHVMQEQTRDFYQLEKLWQEPA; translated from the coding sequence GTGCAAAGCGAAGAACTGAAGCAATTTGTTGTCGATAAGATTGAAGATCTTAAAGCTCGGGATCTGGTGGTACTGGATGTCAGCAAACACTCCAACATCACTGATTACATGGTGATCTGCTCGGGTACGTCAAAAACCCACGTCCGCGCCATCGCCGAGAACCTGCTCTCAAAGGCCAGAGAGGCCAACATCACTATTCTCGGCAGCGAAGGCCGCGACACCAGTGAATGGGTTCTGGTGGATTTGGGTGAAGTGATTCTGCACGTGATGCAGGAACAAACCCGCGACTTTTATCAGCTCGAAAAGCTCTGGCAAGAACCCGCCTGA
- a CDS encoding LPS-assembly lipoprotein LptE, with protein MVRTLLTAILGLALLTGVTGCGFRLQGSYQIPASLKQLSVDSADEYSELTRLVKDRLRLSGVNVVASNSKVPSVRLLRDTLERTTLSLYPTGHVAEYELIYHVDFAVAFPGEEAKPFSVEIRRDYLDDPRTALAKSREMELLLKEMRQQAADNLIQTLSSLGER; from the coding sequence ATGGTTAGAACATTGCTTACCGCCATTTTGGGTTTGGCGTTGCTCACTGGTGTCACAGGCTGCGGCTTTCGTCTTCAGGGCAGTTATCAAATTCCGGCCTCTCTCAAGCAATTGAGTGTCGACAGCGCCGATGAATACAGCGAGCTGACCCGCTTGGTGAAAGACCGCCTGCGCCTGTCAGGTGTGAATGTGGTCGCGTCAAATTCGAAGGTGCCTTCGGTGCGGTTACTGCGTGACACCCTCGAGCGCACTACACTCTCGCTTTACCCCACCGGCCATGTCGCCGAGTACGAGCTGATATACCATGTCGACTTTGCCGTGGCTTTTCCCGGTGAAGAGGCCAAACCCTTCAGCGTGGAAATCCGCCGCGACTATCTGGATGACCCCCGCACCGCACTGGCCAAAAGCCGTGAAATGGAGCTGCTGCTCAAAGAAATGCGCCAGCAAGCCGCCGACAACCTTATCCAAACCCTGTCGTCCCTCGGGGAGCGCTGA